The genomic stretch GAGAAAAAGAGCTATCTCCGTGAAAAATATGATATTGTTCTCTCGCAAAAGAAGCGGAAGAAACATGGCAGAAAAACTAGCTGCTGAAATCATGGCTGCATACAAGGAAGAAGGAGCGGCTTTCAAGAAGAAAGAGGATATTCATCGTATGGCTGAAGCCAACAGAGCTTTTGCACATTTCAGATTTTAATTGAAGGGATAAGATAAATGGCAAAGAGAGATTTACATTTTACAAGAAACATCGGTATCATGGCTCACATTGATGCCGGTAAAACGACAACAACTGAGCGTATCCTGTATTTCACCGGAGTGAATCACAAAATCGGTGAAACGCATGACGGTACGGCTACCATGGACTGGATGGTACAAGAGCAGGAGAGAGGTATCACTATTACTTCTGCCGCTACTACCTGTTTCTGGAATTATCAAGGTCAGCAATATAAAGTAAATATTATTGACACTCCGGGGCACGTTGACTTTACCGTTGAGGTGGAGCGTTCATTGCGTGTGTTGGACGGTGCTGTTGCATTGTTCTGTGCCGTGGGTGGAGTTGAGGCGCAATCGGAAACTGTTTGGCGTCAAGCTAATAAATACGGTGTTCCGAGAATCGCTTTCGTGAATAAAATGGACCGTTCAGGTGCTGACTTCTTCAAAGCAGTACGTGAGATCCGCGAAAAATTACACGCGAATCCTATTCCATTACAGTTACCGATCGGTGCTGAGGATGGATTCCAGGGAGTTATCGATTTGATCGAGATGAAAGCTTACGTGTGGGAGAATGGTGAATTGGAAGCTACGATCAAGGAAATTCCGGCGAATTTATTGGCAGAAGCTCAGGAATGGAGAGAGAAATTAGTTGAGGCCGCTGCCGTTCAGGATGAGGCTTTGATGGAGCGTTTCTTCGAAGATCCTGAATCAATCACTGTTGAAGAATTGAAAGCAGTGGTTCGTAAGGCCGTTATCGCTATGGACTTTTGTCCTGTGATGTGCGGTTCTTCATTCAAGAACAAAGGTGTTCAGAACCTGTTGGATGCTGTTATCGCTTACTTGCCGCACCCGCTGGATATTCCGGCTGCTGCTGGTAAAAGACCGCGTACGGAAGAGGCTGTGACTTTCGAGATTGATCCGGAAGCCCCGCTTTCTGCATTGGCATTCAAGATCGCTACTGACCCGTTCGTGGGACGTTTGTGTTACACTCGCGTTTACTCCGGTAAGATCGAGTCTGGTTCATACGTGTACAACCCGCGTACAGAGAAAAAAGAACGTATTTCTCGTTTGTTCCAAATGCACTCAAATAAACAACAGCCGAAGGATGTAATCGAGGCCGGTGATATTTGTGCTTGTGTTGGATTTAAAGATATTCGTACTGGAGATACTCTATGTACTGAGGAAAACCCGATCGTGTTAGAGAGTATGACTTTCCCCGAGCCAGTGATCGGTATCGCTGTAGAGCCGCTTACACAGAAAGATACTGACAAGTTGGGTATGGCTTTGTCTAAATTGGCAGAAGAGGACCCGACATTCCGTGTAAAAACGGATGAAGATTCAGGTCAAACTGTAATTAGCGGTATGGGAGAGCTTCACTTGGATATTATCCTTGACCGTCTGAGACGTGAATTCAAGGTTGAATGTAACCAAGGAGCTCCTCAGGTGGCTTACAAAGAGGCTATTAACGGAACCGTTGAACATCGTCACGTGTTCAAGAAGCAAACCGGAGGTCGTGGTAAATTCGCTGACATCATCTTTAGAATGGAGCCGGCTGAAGAAGGCAAAGAAGGTTTGACTTTCGTGAACGAGGTGAAGGGTGGTAATATTCCGAAGGAATTTATCCCTTCTGTAGAGAAAGGATTCAAAGATGCGATGGCTAATGGTGTTTTGGCCGGTTATGAACTTGTTAGTTTAAAGATCACTTTGCTTGACGGTTCATTCCACCCGGTTGACTCCGATGCGTTGTCTTTCGAAATGGCCGCTAAAATCGGTTATAAGGAAGCCGCTCAAAAGGCTAGACCCGTGTTGTTGGAACCGATCATGAAACTTGAGGTGGTAACCCCGGAAGAGTATATGGGAGATATTATCGGAGACTTGAACCGTCGTCGCGGACAGGTTGAAGGAATGGAATCAAGAGCTGGGGCTCGCGTGATCGAGGCTAAAGTGCCGCTAGCAGAGCAATTCGGTTACGTGACCGTTTTGAGAACTTTGTCTT from Butyricimonas virosa encodes the following:
- the fusA gene encoding elongation factor G; this encodes MAKRDLHFTRNIGIMAHIDAGKTTTTERILYFTGVNHKIGETHDGTATMDWMVQEQERGITITSAATTCFWNYQGQQYKVNIIDTPGHVDFTVEVERSLRVLDGAVALFCAVGGVEAQSETVWRQANKYGVPRIAFVNKMDRSGADFFKAVREIREKLHANPIPLQLPIGAEDGFQGVIDLIEMKAYVWENGELEATIKEIPANLLAEAQEWREKLVEAAAVQDEALMERFFEDPESITVEELKAVVRKAVIAMDFCPVMCGSSFKNKGVQNLLDAVIAYLPHPLDIPAAAGKRPRTEEAVTFEIDPEAPLSALAFKIATDPFVGRLCYTRVYSGKIESGSYVYNPRTEKKERISRLFQMHSNKQQPKDVIEAGDICACVGFKDIRTGDTLCTEENPIVLESMTFPEPVIGIAVEPLTQKDTDKLGMALSKLAEEDPTFRVKTDEDSGQTVISGMGELHLDIILDRLRREFKVECNQGAPQVAYKEAINGTVEHRHVFKKQTGGRGKFADIIFRMEPAEEGKEGLTFVNEVKGGNIPKEFIPSVEKGFKDAMANGVLAGYELVSLKITLLDGSFHPVDSDALSFEMAAKIGYKEAAQKARPVLLEPIMKLEVVTPEEYMGDIIGDLNRRRGQVEGMESRAGARVIEAKVPLAEQFGYVTVLRTLSSGRASSSMEFSHYAEVPKGIAKEVVEKNNGRVELL